From Vigna unguiculata cultivar IT97K-499-35 chromosome 5, ASM411807v1, whole genome shotgun sequence, the proteins below share one genomic window:
- the LOC114183831 gene encoding cyclic nucleotide-gated ion channel 4-like isoform X1 produces MATSHSVSDSRVSRMHYSSTDEDQDGDDEEDEEDNDFNFYDTNVGVEDETKKPDIFSGSGFWRESGVVLDPRAKWVQEWNRVFLLVSTTGLFVDPLFFYALSISDTCMCLFIDGWLVVTVTVLRCMTDTLHVWNMWLQFKMAKRSSSLARNAHASRGGCALRYLKAKRGFFFDLFVIFPIPQIVLWVVIPSLLEKGSITLVMTVFLIMFLFQYLPKIYHSVCLLRRMQNLSGYIFGTVWWGIALNMIAYFVASHAAGACWYLLGLQRAAKCLEEQCAKTEGCGLRTLCCKKPIYYGGSSIVRDKTRLAWAENREARSTCLDNADNYDYGAYAWSVQLITNDSRLEKILFPIFWGLMTLSTFGNLESTPERLEVIFNIIVLTSGLLLVTMLIGNIKVFLHATTSKKQAMQLKMRNIEWWMSKRKLPQSFRQRVRNYERQRWAAMRGVDECQMIKNLPEGLRRDIKYHLCLDLVRQVPLFQHMDDLVLENICDRVKSLVFTKGETITREGDPVQRMLFVVRGHLQSSQVLRDGVKSYCMLGPGNFSGDELLSWCLRRPFIERLPPSSSTLVTLEATEAFGLEAKDVKYVTQHFRYTFVKEKVKRSARYYSPGWRTWAAVAIQLAWRRYKHRLTLTCLSFIRPRRPASRCTSMEEDRLRLYTALLTSPKPNQDQFDF; encoded by the exons ATGGCCACCTCTCACTCTGTTTCAGACTCACGTGTCTCACGCATGCACTACTCCTCCACTGATGAAGACCAAGACGGTGATGACGAAGAGGACGAGGAAGACAATGACTTCAACTTCTACGACACTAATGTCGGTGTCGAAGACGAGACCAAGAAACCCGACATCTTTTCCGGCAGCGGTTTCTGGCGGGAGTCCGGGGTGGTGTTGGACCCACGAGCCAAGTGGGTTCAAGAATGGAACAGGGTGTTCCTCCTGGTGAGCACCACGGGGCTTTTTGTGGATCCGCTGTTCTTCTACGCACTGTCCATAAGCGACACGTGTATGTGCCTTTTCATCGACGGCTGGCTCGTGGTCACCGTCACGGTGCTCCGGTGCATGACCGATACATTGCACGTGTGGAACATGTGGCTCCAGTTCAAGATGGCTAAACGCTCTTCTTCTCTCGCCAGAAACGCTCACGCCTCTCGCGGTGGCTGTGCTCTTCGCTACCTCAAGGCTAAGAGGGGTTTCTTCTTCGACCTCTTCGTCATCTTCCCTATTCCCCAG ATTGTGCTATGGGTGGTAATTCCCTCTCTTTTGGAGAAAGGATCAATTACATTAGTGATGACAGTGTTCTTAATCATGTTCCTCTTTCAGTATCTTCCCAAAATTTATCACTCAGTTTGCCTCTTGCGTCGCATGCAAAACCTTTCTGGCTACATTTTTGGAACCGTTTGGTGGGGCATCGCCCTCAACATGATCGCGTATTTTGTAGCTTCCCAT GCAGCAGGGGCATGTTGGTACTTGTTAGGGTTGCAAAGGGCAGCAAAGTGTTTGGAAGAACAGTGTGCAAAAACAGAAGGTTGTGGTTTGAGAACACTGTGCTGCAAAAAGCCTATATACTATGGAGGAAGTAGCATTGTAAGGGACAAAACGAGATTGGCATGGGCTGAAAACAGGGAAGCAAGGTCTACTTGTTTGGACAATGCTGATAACTACGATTATGGTGCATACGCATGGTCTGTTCAACTCATCACAAACGATAGCAGATTGGAAAAGATACTTTTCCCTATCTTCTGGGGCCTCATGACTCTCAG CACTTTTGGGAACCTAGAGAGCACACCGGAGAGGCTAGAAGTGATTTTCAACATTATTGTGCTCACCAGTGGCCTCCTTCTAGTGACTATGCTGATTGGAAACATCAAG GTGTTTTTGCATGCGACAACATCAAAGAAGCAAGCAATGCAACTGAAGATGAGAAACATTGAATGGTGGATGAGCAAAAGGAAGTTACCACAAAGTTTCAGGCAGCGCGTGAGAAACTATGAGAGGCAGCGTTGGGCTGCCATGCGAGGGGTTGATGAATGCCAAATGATAAAGAATCTCCCTGAGGGACTAAGAAGAGACATCAAGTACCATCTCTGTTTGGATTTGGTGAGACAG GTGCCACTGTTTCAGCACATGGACGATTTGGTGCTAGAGAACATTTGTGACCGTGTGAAGTCCCTTGTATTCACAAAAGGAGAAACA ATAACGAGAGAGGGAGACCCGGTTCAGAGAATGTTATTTGTCGTACGAGGTCACCTTCAAAGCAGCCAAGTTCTACGAGACGGGGTGAAAAGCTACTGCATGTTAGGCCCGGGGAACTTCAGCGGCGACGAGCTTCTTTCATGGTGTCTGAGACGGCCGTTCATAGAGCGTCTTCCGCCGTCATCAAGCACTTTGGTGACACTTGAAGCGACGGAGGCATTTGGGTTGGAAGCAAAGGACGTGAAGTACGTGACGCAGCACTTCAGGTACACATTTGTGAAGGAAAAGGTTAAGAGAAGTGCAAGGTATTACTCACCGGGGTGGAGAACTTGGGCTGCAGTGGCCATTCAATTGGCGTGGAGAAGGTATAAGCACCGTTTGACTTTGACATGTTTGTCCTTCATAAGGCCTCGGAGACCTGCCTCAAGGTGCACTTCCATGGAAGAGGATAGGCTTCGTCTGTATACGGCGTTGTTAACCTCACCAAAGCCTAATCAGGATCAATTTGACTTCTGA
- the LOC114183831 gene encoding cyclic nucleotide-gated ion channel 4-like isoform X2, with the protein MATSHSVSDSRVSRMHYSSTDEDQDGDDEEDEEDNDFNFYDTNVGVEDETKKPDIFSGSGFWRESGVVLDPRAKWVQEWNRVFLLVSTTGLFVDPLFFYALSISDTCMCLFIDGWLVVTVTVLRCMTDTLHVWNMWLQFKMAKRSSSLARNAHASRGGCALRYLKAKRGFFFDLFVIFPIPQIVLWVVIPSLLEKGSITLVMTVFLIMFLFQYLPKIYHSVCLLRRMQNLSGYIFGTVWWGIALNMIAYFVASHAAGACWYLLGLQRAAKCLEEQCAKTEGCGLRTLCCKKPIYYGGSSIVRDKTRLAWAENREARSTCLDNADNYDYGAYAWSVQLITNDSRLEKILFPIFWGLMTLSTFGNLESTPERLEVIFNIIVLTSGLLLVTMLIGNIKVFLHATTSKKQAMQLKMRNIEWWMSKRKLPQSFRQRVRNYERQRWAAMRGVDECQMIKNLPEGLRRDIKYHLCLDLVRQHMDDLVLENICDRVKSLVFTKGETITREGDPVQRMLFVVRGHLQSSQVLRDGVKSYCMLGPGNFSGDELLSWCLRRPFIERLPPSSSTLVTLEATEAFGLEAKDVKYVTQHFRYTFVKEKVKRSARYYSPGWRTWAAVAIQLAWRRYKHRLTLTCLSFIRPRRPASRCTSMEEDRLRLYTALLTSPKPNQDQFDF; encoded by the exons ATGGCCACCTCTCACTCTGTTTCAGACTCACGTGTCTCACGCATGCACTACTCCTCCACTGATGAAGACCAAGACGGTGATGACGAAGAGGACGAGGAAGACAATGACTTCAACTTCTACGACACTAATGTCGGTGTCGAAGACGAGACCAAGAAACCCGACATCTTTTCCGGCAGCGGTTTCTGGCGGGAGTCCGGGGTGGTGTTGGACCCACGAGCCAAGTGGGTTCAAGAATGGAACAGGGTGTTCCTCCTGGTGAGCACCACGGGGCTTTTTGTGGATCCGCTGTTCTTCTACGCACTGTCCATAAGCGACACGTGTATGTGCCTTTTCATCGACGGCTGGCTCGTGGTCACCGTCACGGTGCTCCGGTGCATGACCGATACATTGCACGTGTGGAACATGTGGCTCCAGTTCAAGATGGCTAAACGCTCTTCTTCTCTCGCCAGAAACGCTCACGCCTCTCGCGGTGGCTGTGCTCTTCGCTACCTCAAGGCTAAGAGGGGTTTCTTCTTCGACCTCTTCGTCATCTTCCCTATTCCCCAG ATTGTGCTATGGGTGGTAATTCCCTCTCTTTTGGAGAAAGGATCAATTACATTAGTGATGACAGTGTTCTTAATCATGTTCCTCTTTCAGTATCTTCCCAAAATTTATCACTCAGTTTGCCTCTTGCGTCGCATGCAAAACCTTTCTGGCTACATTTTTGGAACCGTTTGGTGGGGCATCGCCCTCAACATGATCGCGTATTTTGTAGCTTCCCAT GCAGCAGGGGCATGTTGGTACTTGTTAGGGTTGCAAAGGGCAGCAAAGTGTTTGGAAGAACAGTGTGCAAAAACAGAAGGTTGTGGTTTGAGAACACTGTGCTGCAAAAAGCCTATATACTATGGAGGAAGTAGCATTGTAAGGGACAAAACGAGATTGGCATGGGCTGAAAACAGGGAAGCAAGGTCTACTTGTTTGGACAATGCTGATAACTACGATTATGGTGCATACGCATGGTCTGTTCAACTCATCACAAACGATAGCAGATTGGAAAAGATACTTTTCCCTATCTTCTGGGGCCTCATGACTCTCAG CACTTTTGGGAACCTAGAGAGCACACCGGAGAGGCTAGAAGTGATTTTCAACATTATTGTGCTCACCAGTGGCCTCCTTCTAGTGACTATGCTGATTGGAAACATCAAG GTGTTTTTGCATGCGACAACATCAAAGAAGCAAGCAATGCAACTGAAGATGAGAAACATTGAATGGTGGATGAGCAAAAGGAAGTTACCACAAAGTTTCAGGCAGCGCGTGAGAAACTATGAGAGGCAGCGTTGGGCTGCCATGCGAGGGGTTGATGAATGCCAAATGATAAAGAATCTCCCTGAGGGACTAAGAAGAGACATCAAGTACCATCTCTGTTTGGATTTGGTGAGACAG CACATGGACGATTTGGTGCTAGAGAACATTTGTGACCGTGTGAAGTCCCTTGTATTCACAAAAGGAGAAACA ATAACGAGAGAGGGAGACCCGGTTCAGAGAATGTTATTTGTCGTACGAGGTCACCTTCAAAGCAGCCAAGTTCTACGAGACGGGGTGAAAAGCTACTGCATGTTAGGCCCGGGGAACTTCAGCGGCGACGAGCTTCTTTCATGGTGTCTGAGACGGCCGTTCATAGAGCGTCTTCCGCCGTCATCAAGCACTTTGGTGACACTTGAAGCGACGGAGGCATTTGGGTTGGAAGCAAAGGACGTGAAGTACGTGACGCAGCACTTCAGGTACACATTTGTGAAGGAAAAGGTTAAGAGAAGTGCAAGGTATTACTCACCGGGGTGGAGAACTTGGGCTGCAGTGGCCATTCAATTGGCGTGGAGAAGGTATAAGCACCGTTTGACTTTGACATGTTTGTCCTTCATAAGGCCTCGGAGACCTGCCTCAAGGTGCACTTCCATGGAAGAGGATAGGCTTCGTCTGTATACGGCGTTGTTAACCTCACCAAAGCCTAATCAGGATCAATTTGACTTCTGA